The Larimichthys crocea isolate SSNF chromosome XI, L_crocea_2.0, whole genome shotgun sequence genome has a segment encoding these proteins:
- the LOC109140566 gene encoding trace amine-associated receptor 1-like — translation MKPEINRTAFGTDIHPCYEIDHFSLSIMCLLYIFLVLLSVVTICGNLLVIFSIIYFKQLHTPTNYLILSLAVADFLVGVIVFPFYMAFSLSSCLYHENVFCKVREIFDISLSTCSILNLCCISIDRYYAVCHPLTYRTKINHCVIVIMILLSWGVSALIGIGVITAGLNNEKCEERCLIDVLIENIMGPFFSFYLPVIIMLCIYLKIFFVAQRQARSIQSTKSGATVSKMERKATKTLAVVMGLFLLCWTPYFLCITILPFINNSVPLPVIETFIWLALSNSMLNPFIYAFFYSWFRAAFRIIISGKIIQGDFTNSKLP, via the coding sequence ATGAAACCAGAAATCAACAGGACTGCTTTTGGGACTGACATACATCCCTGCTATGAGATAGATCATTTCTCCCTGTCCattatgtgtttattatatattttccttgtgttgttgtctgttgtcacAATATGTGGAAACCTTCTTGTTATATTCTCCATCATTTACTTCAAACAGCTCCACACTCCTACAAACTACCTCATTCTGTCTCTGGCTGTGGCTGACTTTCTTGTTGGGGTTATAGTCTTTCCTTTCTACATGGCATTCTCTCTCAGCTCATGTCTGTaccatgaaaatgtattttgtaaagTACGTGAAATTTTCGACATATCACTGAGTACATGTTCTATCCTAAACCTATGTTGTATTTCTATTGACAGATATTATGCAGTGTGTCATCCTCTGACATACAGAACTAAAATAAACCACTGTGTTATTGTGATCATGATCCTGCTGAGCTGGGGGGTTTCTGCTCTAATTGGAATTGGTGTCATAACTGCTGgattaaacaatgaaaaatgcGAGGAAAGGTGTTTAATTGATGTTCTCATTGAAAACATCATGGGgccatttttctcattttaccTCCCAGTGATCATCATGCTCTGTATCTACCTGAAGATTTTCTTTGTTGCACAGAGACAGGCGCGCAGCATCCAGAGCACAAAGTCTGGAGCAACTGTCagtaagatggagagaaaggccACTAAAACTCTGGCTGTAGTTATGggactttttcttttatgttggACTCCTTACTTTCTTTGCATCACCATTTTGCcttttattaataattcagtACCACTTCCTGTGATTGAAACATTTATCTGGCTTGCACTGTCAAATTCAATGCTTAATCCATTTATTTATGCGTTCTTTTACAGCTGGTTCAGGGCAGCGTTTAGAATCATAATTTCTGGAAAAATAATTCAAGGTGATTTTACTAACTCAAAACTTCCTTGA